From one Mycobacterium colombiense CECT 3035 genomic stretch:
- a CDS encoding glycosyltransferase: MTRTTDRAYLKRPANDPPPLPAHRSLAALIVSHNDPELLEACLGSLAEHLPEVPVYVSETNEGGLDRDRLHARYHAVHWVSGPPNPNFAARFNGLVEHVPGDANLLLFNANARVSGSLARTRELLRGPRVAAVSPMARDGGAPGRLARRFITRRPPCLAINRAAWNALGGFDEEFFCYGEAADWQARARAAGWRVLSTDEPDVDCAATEGPAVTDAEDRRRRDLARANAALLLEHQHGVHRADVRLAGATVLDRLRRAQRARGRTDLPAIVITTNRLVYGGAERQKALLATELDRRGYAVTIACMQRLGPLISEIPDTVRVVRQPWWAPIVDIPAGPAVVITGDTNTEVGFGSVWRAAGRHRHWLVAPHVPPEEDRPIYSRALTAAMRRADGFIVLAQRHWDMLLAQHRLWGRRFIAPNGVADIGDPSPRHRTGGEPLHLVMLSRIVEHKNPHLLIEALSDLAGLPWRLSIFGDGPDRERLQAATPAQVGKRVHWRGWSAGPGPALADADLLCVPSRSEAFPVVILEAMSRAIPVAASAVCAVPEMLDFGRAGFLVEPVSVSGWREQLARILTDPGALPSVGRRGYERMHKHYTVEAMADAYLDAIGAVL, encoded by the coding sequence GTGACGCGCACGACGGATCGGGCATATCTGAAGCGCCCGGCCAACGACCCACCCCCCTTGCCGGCGCACCGATCGCTCGCGGCGCTGATCGTGAGCCACAACGACCCCGAGCTGCTCGAAGCGTGCCTTGGCAGCCTCGCCGAGCATCTGCCCGAGGTGCCGGTCTACGTATCGGAGACCAACGAGGGTGGCCTGGACCGGGACCGACTGCACGCCCGGTACCACGCGGTGCACTGGGTGTCCGGGCCGCCGAACCCCAACTTCGCCGCGCGCTTCAACGGGCTGGTGGAACACGTCCCCGGCGATGCAAACCTGTTGCTGTTCAACGCGAATGCACGTGTGTCGGGATCGTTGGCCAGGACCCGAGAGTTGCTCCGCGGGCCCCGGGTGGCCGCGGTCTCGCCGATGGCGCGCGACGGCGGTGCACCCGGTCGGCTGGCGCGGCGCTTCATCACCCGGCGCCCGCCGTGCCTGGCGATCAACCGCGCGGCCTGGAACGCCCTCGGCGGCTTCGATGAGGAATTCTTCTGCTACGGCGAGGCGGCCGACTGGCAAGCGCGGGCCCGCGCAGCGGGTTGGCGTGTCCTGTCGACCGACGAGCCCGACGTCGATTGCGCTGCGACCGAAGGACCGGCCGTCACCGACGCGGAAGACCGCCGCCGTCGCGATTTGGCGCGCGCCAACGCCGCGCTGCTGCTCGAACACCAGCACGGCGTGCACCGCGCCGACGTGCGGTTGGCCGGAGCCACCGTGCTTGACCGGTTGCGCCGCGCACAACGGGCACGCGGGCGCACGGACCTGCCGGCGATCGTGATCACCACCAACCGCCTCGTCTACGGTGGAGCCGAGCGGCAAAAGGCGTTGCTGGCAACGGAATTGGACCGACGCGGCTACGCGGTCACCATTGCCTGCATGCAGCGGCTGGGCCCGCTGATCTCCGAGATCCCGGACACGGTGCGCGTGGTGCGCCAACCGTGGTGGGCGCCGATCGTCGACATCCCGGCGGGCCCGGCGGTGGTCATCACCGGCGATACCAACACCGAAGTGGGATTCGGGAGTGTGTGGCGCGCGGCGGGACGACACCGGCACTGGTTGGTCGCACCGCATGTTCCGCCCGAGGAGGACAGGCCCATCTACTCACGGGCCCTGACCGCCGCGATGCGACGCGCGGACGGCTTCATCGTTTTGGCGCAACGGCATTGGGACATGCTGCTCGCACAGCATCGGCTTTGGGGAAGGCGTTTCATCGCACCCAACGGCGTCGCCGACATCGGAGATCCGAGCCCTCGGCACCGAACCGGCGGTGAGCCGCTGCACCTGGTGATGCTGTCCCGCATCGTCGAGCACAAGAATCCCCACCTGCTCATCGAGGCGCTGAGCGACCTGGCCGGATTGCCCTGGCGGTTATCCATTTTCGGCGACGGCCCCGATCGAGAGAGACTGCAGGCGGCAACACCTGCACAGGTCGGCAAGCGGGTTCACTGGCGCGGATGGTCGGCGGGCCCCGGGCCGGCCCTGGCCGACGCGGATCTGCTCTGCGTCCCGAGCCGCTCGGAGGCCTTCCCGGTCGTGATTCTCGAGGCGATGTCGCGAGCGATACCGGTTGCGGCGTCGGCGGTGTGCGCGGTCCCGGAAATGTTGGACTTCGGCAGGGCCGGATTCCTGGTCGAGCCAGTGTCTGTCTCGGGCTGGCGTGAACAGCTGGCGCGGATCCTGACGGACCCGGGCGCGCTGCCATCGGTTGGACGACGCGGCTACGAGCGGATGCACAAGCACTACACCGTGGAGGCGATGGCCGACGCCTACCTCGATGCGATCGGGGCCGTGCTGTGA
- a CDS encoding glycosyltransferase — MLWLSPWTRPAVRVQAEALLRHGADVLLVTSDQHPESDAARDYELVLDPRFRTAATWLPTLRAWRRVREYQPDVVIAELVRDPRWIALAGRVPRIQVVHDDRPHDPDELTPAYERAVFDRWGARSAATVTYSDYVASAVAARRDIAGTPVHVVPLASDLDLDRLPPFVGPEGRRDFVMFGRLNPYKNAGVVLEAWQRHVIGGRWRGDDLVLIGDGALDAATLPKHTRWRNGSFRYADVVETLAAAKGSIAHYRRASQSGVQVLSMQLGVMPIVSTAGALPEYQPPGCPPTGVDDVAGLAAAFDALADPNIAAAQGAEAARHYTRRCSVDLVADRLLEVIAQVMRRRH, encoded by the coding sequence GTGCTTTGGCTTTCGCCGTGGACACGCCCGGCCGTACGCGTCCAGGCCGAAGCGCTGCTGCGCCACGGCGCCGATGTGCTGTTGGTGACCTCGGACCAGCATCCGGAGTCCGATGCCGCGCGCGATTACGAGTTGGTGCTCGACCCCAGATTCCGCACCGCCGCAACCTGGCTCCCGACCCTGAGGGCCTGGCGTCGGGTCCGCGAATACCAGCCTGACGTCGTGATCGCCGAACTGGTCCGGGACCCGCGCTGGATTGCGCTGGCCGGACGGGTCCCACGCATTCAAGTGGTGCACGACGACCGGCCACACGATCCCGACGAACTGACGCCGGCCTACGAACGCGCGGTATTCGACCGCTGGGGCGCCCGTTCAGCGGCCACCGTCACCTACAGCGACTACGTCGCCTCCGCCGTCGCGGCGCGGCGCGATATCGCCGGCACGCCCGTGCACGTCGTGCCTCTGGCCAGCGACCTCGACCTGGACCGCCTGCCGCCGTTCGTCGGGCCCGAAGGACGCCGTGATTTCGTCATGTTCGGCCGCCTCAACCCGTACAAGAACGCAGGCGTCGTGCTGGAAGCCTGGCAGCGACACGTGATCGGGGGCCGCTGGCGCGGCGACGACCTGGTTCTCATCGGCGACGGGGCACTGGACGCGGCCACGCTGCCCAAGCACACGCGCTGGCGCAACGGCAGCTTCCGCTACGCCGATGTCGTCGAGACGCTGGCCGCCGCGAAAGGTTCGATCGCCCACTATCGCCGTGCTTCACAAAGCGGCGTGCAAGTGCTCTCGATGCAGCTGGGCGTCATGCCGATCGTGTCCACCGCCGGTGCCCTGCCGGAGTACCAACCGCCGGGCTGCCCCCCGACCGGCGTCGACGACGTTGCCGGGCTCGCCGCCGCGTTCGACGCCCTGGCGGACCCGAATATCGCGGCGGCACAAGGCGCCGAGGCCGCGCGCCACTACACGCGGCGATGCTCCGTCGATCTGGTCGCCGACCGCTTGCTCGAGGTCATTGCGCAGGTGATGCGCCGACGGCACTGA
- a CDS encoding polysaccharide biosynthesis protein has product MARLLLIASSGGHIYEMFCLRDFWQDKDRCWVSFGTADARYLLRDEEEIYWAAHPTVRNVPNLLRNLVLALRLLIRHRPAMILTTGSGVAAPFLWLAWLLRIPTVFVESITRITELSLTARMVKPFASRFLVQWPELVDRIPGAEYHGRIV; this is encoded by the coding sequence ATGGCCCGCCTGCTCCTCATCGCGTCCTCCGGCGGGCATATCTACGAAATGTTTTGCCTGCGCGACTTCTGGCAGGACAAGGATCGGTGTTGGGTGAGTTTCGGGACCGCCGACGCCCGGTACCTGCTGCGCGACGAGGAAGAGATTTACTGGGCGGCGCACCCTACCGTCCGCAACGTCCCGAATCTGTTGCGCAATCTGGTGCTGGCGCTGCGACTTCTGATCCGCCACCGGCCCGCGATGATCCTGACCACCGGATCGGGCGTGGCCGCCCCCTTCCTCTGGCTGGCCTGGCTGCTGCGGATCCCGACTGTCTTCGTGGAGTCGATCACCCGCATCACCGAACTCTCCCTCACCGCCCGGATGGTAAAGCCTTTCGCTTCCCGATTTCTGGTGCAATGGCCCGAGTTGGTCGACCGCATCCCCGGCGCGGAATACCACGGGAGGATCGTGTGA
- a CDS encoding Gfo/Idh/MocA family protein, giving the protein MIRTALVGLGKMGLSHLAILRTHPDLDVVGICDSAGYVRDVLAKYTGLDCYDDFDRMLAATRAEAVVVAVPSRLHAPIVEKALTAGAHVFCEKPFVLDVTDGERLVTLAETRRLVTQVGYHCRFIGSFQEAARIVASGALGRIHHVRAEAYGPVVLRAKGSTWRGVKAEGGGALYDYACHAIDLMNFVAGVPHSVDGVVRHSVFSRDVDDEVYCTMRYPGGATGQLCVNWSDESFRKMSTKVSVWGTNGRITADRQECQIYLREAHPQLPGFGKGWTIRYTTDLTEEVWYYLRGEEYSAQIDYFANSVKQNRVDGQNTFRSALDVDRVVDMITGSTGTTVSVAPPRGAANGSPRGAFRREIVARIKRLATPKAS; this is encoded by the coding sequence ATGATTCGAACGGCGCTGGTCGGTCTCGGAAAAATGGGGCTGTCGCATCTCGCGATCCTGCGCACGCACCCGGACCTCGACGTGGTGGGTATCTGTGATTCGGCCGGCTATGTCCGCGATGTCCTCGCCAAATACACCGGCCTGGACTGTTACGACGACTTCGACCGGATGCTGGCGGCCACCCGGGCCGAAGCGGTGGTGGTCGCCGTCCCGTCGCGGCTGCACGCGCCAATCGTCGAAAAGGCGCTGACGGCCGGGGCACACGTCTTCTGCGAGAAGCCGTTCGTGCTCGACGTGACGGACGGCGAGCGGCTGGTAACCCTGGCGGAGACGCGTCGGCTCGTTACCCAGGTCGGCTATCACTGCCGGTTCATCGGTTCTTTCCAGGAGGCGGCGCGGATCGTGGCTTCCGGCGCGCTGGGACGCATCCACCATGTCCGCGCCGAAGCGTACGGCCCGGTCGTGCTCCGGGCAAAGGGAAGCACATGGCGCGGCGTGAAGGCCGAGGGCGGCGGCGCCCTCTACGACTACGCTTGCCACGCCATCGATCTGATGAACTTCGTGGCCGGCGTGCCGCATTCGGTCGACGGGGTGGTCCGCCACAGCGTTTTCTCGCGGGACGTCGACGATGAGGTCTACTGCACCATGCGATATCCCGGCGGCGCGACCGGCCAGCTCTGCGTGAACTGGAGCGACGAAAGCTTCCGCAAGATGTCGACGAAGGTGTCGGTGTGGGGAACCAACGGCCGCATCACAGCCGACCGCCAGGAGTGCCAGATCTACCTTCGCGAGGCACACCCTCAGCTTCCCGGGTTCGGCAAAGGTTGGACCATCCGATACACGACCGACCTCACCGAGGAGGTGTGGTATTACCTGCGCGGCGAGGAGTATTCGGCGCAGATCGACTACTTCGCCAACAGCGTGAAACAGAACCGGGTGGACGGCCAGAACACATTTCGCTCGGCGCTGGACGTCGACCGCGTGGTCGACATGATCACCGGTAGCACGGGCACCACGGTCTCCGTGGCGCCGCCCCGGGGTGCGGCGAACGGATCCCCGCGCGGCGCATTCCGGCGTGAGATCGTCGCGCGCATCAAGAGACTCGCCACCCCGAAGGCATCGTGA